Proteins encoded in a region of the Saccharothrix ecbatanensis genome:
- a CDS encoding enoyl-CoA hydratase/isomerase family protein: protein MAEFVRLEVEDGIGTIRLDRPPMNALNRQVQEEIRSAAHEAADRADVWSVIVYGGQKVFAAGADIKEMADLSYAEMASRAGSFTSALRAVEEIPKPTVAAITGYALGGGFELALCADRRIAGDNAKVGQPEILLGVIPGMGGTQRLPRLIGPSRAKDLIYTGRFVGAEEALRIGMVDEVVAPDDVYEAARRWAGQFVNGPVRAYAAAKAAIDGGLDTDLGNGLKLESQLFAAMFATEDQKTGMASFIENGPGKAKFSGR from the coding sequence GTGGCTGAGTTCGTGAGGCTCGAAGTCGAGGACGGCATCGGCACCATCCGGCTGGACCGCCCGCCGATGAACGCGCTGAACAGGCAGGTCCAAGAGGAGATCCGGTCCGCCGCGCACGAGGCGGCCGACCGCGCCGACGTGTGGTCCGTGATCGTTTACGGCGGGCAGAAGGTGTTCGCGGCGGGTGCGGACATCAAGGAGATGGCCGACCTGTCGTACGCCGAGATGGCGTCCCGCGCGGGCTCGTTCACGTCGGCGCTGCGCGCGGTTGAGGAGATCCCGAAGCCGACCGTGGCCGCGATCACCGGGTACGCGCTGGGCGGCGGCTTCGAGCTGGCGCTGTGCGCGGACCGGCGGATCGCGGGCGACAACGCCAAGGTCGGCCAGCCGGAGATCCTGCTCGGCGTGATCCCGGGCATGGGCGGCACGCAGCGCCTGCCGAGGCTGATCGGCCCGTCCCGCGCGAAGGACCTGATCTACACCGGCCGGTTCGTCGGCGCCGAGGAGGCGTTGCGGATCGGGATGGTGGACGAGGTCGTGGCGCCGGACGACGTGTACGAGGCGGCCCGCCGGTGGGCCGGCCAGTTCGTGAACGGCCCGGTGCGCGCGTACGCCGCCGCGAAGGCCGCGATCGACGGCGGGCTGGACACCGACCTGGGCAACGGCCTGAAGCTGGAGAGCCAGTTGTTCGCGGCGATGTTCGCCACCGAGGACCAGAAGACAGGCATGGCGTCGTTCATCGAGAACGGGCCGGGGAAGGCGAAGTTCAGTGGCCGTTGA
- a CDS encoding THUMP-like domain-containing protein, producing MGYAFSLDDVAYLRSDAGRAALSSLADLPLTPASRLDDVKLTKQVSPTHFAAVLETLLLRRKASKVLFRDGLFTSEALQQATPHQVAAHRARRFSGPAHDVTCSIGADLGALPEGSIGSDLDPVRLAMARHNLGDGVPLVRADALRPVSRGVPVIADPARRDATGRRTWRPADFAPPLDELADAYAGRDLAVKCAPGVDFAVAPWADEVELVSLDGQVREACLWTRGLATPGVSRRATVLRSDGPEWTITSADPDDCPVGEPDEWLVDPDGAVVRAGLVRHYAARHGLAQLDERIAYLTGPTPPPGVRAFRVVEHGHYSEKTLRSVLRAHDVGRLEILVRGLDVDPNALRPRLKLSGSGEATVALTRVGRRPIYLLAHAERTGKS from the coding sequence ATGGGGTACGCGTTCAGCCTCGACGACGTGGCGTACCTGCGTTCCGATGCCGGGCGCGCCGCGTTGTCGTCGCTGGCCGACCTGCCGTTGACGCCCGCGTCGCGGCTTGACGACGTGAAGCTGACGAAGCAGGTGTCACCGACGCACTTCGCGGCGGTGCTGGAGACGTTGTTGTTGCGCCGCAAGGCGTCCAAGGTCTTGTTCAGGGACGGGCTCTTCACCTCCGAAGCCCTGCAACAGGCCACACCGCATCAGGTGGCGGCGCACCGGGCACGTCGGTTCAGCGGTCCGGCGCACGACGTGACGTGCTCGATCGGCGCGGACTTGGGAGCGTTGCCCGAGGGGTCGATCGGGTCGGACCTGGACCCGGTGCGGCTGGCCATGGCGCGGCACAACCTCGGTGACGGGGTGCCGCTGGTGCGGGCGGACGCGTTGCGGCCGGTGTCGCGGGGTGTCCCGGTGATCGCGGACCCGGCGCGGCGGGACGCGACCGGGCGGCGGACGTGGCGCCCGGCCGACTTCGCGCCCCCGTTGGACGAGCTGGCCGACGCGTATGCGGGGCGTGACCTGGCGGTGAAGTGCGCGCCGGGCGTGGACTTCGCGGTCGCGCCGTGGGCGGACGAGGTCGAGCTGGTGTCGTTGGACGGGCAGGTGCGCGAGGCGTGCCTGTGGACGCGCGGCCTGGCCACTCCGGGCGTGTCGCGGCGTGCGACCGTGTTGCGGTCGGACGGTCCTGAGTGGACGATCACCTCCGCCGACCCGGACGACTGCCCGGTGGGCGAGCCCGACGAGTGGCTGGTCGACCCGGACGGCGCGGTGGTGCGGGCGGGGCTGGTGCGGCACTACGCGGCGCGGCACGGGTTGGCGCAGCTGGACGAGCGGATCGCCTACCTGACCGGTCCCACGCCGCCGCCGGGTGTGCGGGCGTTCCGGGTGGTGGAGCACGGGCACTACAGCGAGAAGACGTTGCGGTCGGTGCTGCGGGCGCACGACGTCGGGCGGCTGGAGATCCTGGTGCGCGGCCTGGACGTTGACCCGAACGCGTTGCGGCCGAGGCTGAAGCTCAGCGGATCGGGTGAGGCGACCGTGGCGCTGACCAGGGTCGGCCGCCGCCCGATCTACCTACTCGCGCACGCCGAGCGCACTGGGAAGTCCTAA
- a CDS encoding class I SAM-dependent methyltransferase: MAVDPKPHPHATAEEVQAAYKDPKLANVLYHDWEADTYDEKWSISYDERCITYATDRFRAVAGDVGPYEHALELGCGTGFFLLNLMQGGVIERGSVTDLSPGMVEVALRNAKQLELPVDGRVADAERIPYDDDTFDLVVGHAVLHHIPDVAAAMREVLRVLKPGGKFVFAGDPTNVGNFYARKLGQLTWWLTTNVTKLGPLSDWRRPQEELDESSRAAALEAVVDLHTFDPADLERTARSAGAVGVRAVTEELSAALFGWPVRTFEAAVPREKLGYGWAMFAYKTWQRLAWVDENVLSKVLPREVFYNVSVTGRKPV; this comes from the coding sequence GTGGCCGTTGATCCCAAGCCCCACCCGCACGCGACCGCAGAGGAAGTGCAGGCGGCGTACAAGGACCCCAAACTGGCGAACGTGCTCTACCACGACTGGGAAGCCGACACGTACGACGAGAAGTGGTCCATCTCGTACGACGAGCGCTGCATCACCTACGCCACCGACCGGTTCCGCGCGGTCGCGGGTGACGTCGGGCCGTACGAGCACGCGTTGGAGCTGGGCTGCGGCACCGGGTTCTTCCTGCTCAACCTGATGCAGGGCGGCGTGATCGAGCGCGGTTCGGTGACGGACCTGTCGCCGGGCATGGTCGAGGTGGCGCTGCGCAACGCCAAGCAGCTGGAGCTGCCGGTCGACGGCCGGGTGGCCGACGCCGAGCGCATCCCGTACGACGACGACACGTTCGACCTGGTGGTGGGGCACGCGGTGCTGCACCACATCCCGGACGTGGCCGCCGCGATGCGCGAGGTGCTGCGGGTGCTCAAGCCGGGCGGCAAGTTCGTGTTCGCCGGCGACCCGACGAACGTGGGCAACTTCTACGCCCGCAAGCTCGGGCAGCTGACGTGGTGGCTGACCACCAACGTGACGAAACTCGGTCCGCTGAGCGACTGGCGTCGGCCGCAGGAGGAGCTGGACGAGTCGTCCCGCGCGGCGGCGCTCGAAGCGGTGGTGGACCTGCACACGTTCGACCCGGCGGACCTGGAGCGGACGGCGCGTTCGGCCGGCGCGGTCGGCGTGCGCGCGGTGACGGAAGAGCTGTCGGCGGCGCTGTTCGGCTGGCCGGTGCGCACGTTCGAGGCCGCCGTGCCGCGCGAGAAGTTGGGCTACGGCTGGGCGATGTTCGCGTACAAGACGTGGCAGCGGTTGGCCTGGGTGGACGAGAACGTGCTGTCCAAGGTCCTGCCGCGAGAGGTCTTCTACAACGTCTCCGTGACCGGCCGCAAGCCGGTCTGA
- a CDS encoding ABC transporter ATP-binding protein, which translates to MKHCAGEASTGARAGVENEDLVIHMQGVSVRRGKTTLVGDVDWSVELDERWVVLGPNGAGKTTLLRLAGAELHPTRGTVHLLGERIGRTDMSELKTRIGLSSSALNGRVPAEEKVVDVVVSAGYGVLGRWREEYGKLDIGRAKELLATMGIEHLADRTYGTLSEGERKRTLISRALMTDPEMLLLDEPAAGLDLGGREDLVARLSELALDPDAPATVLVTHHVEEIPPGFTHGLLLRDGGIVAQGLLADVLTEENLSKTFDQPLELQRSGDRYFARRKATEG; encoded by the coding sequence ATGAAACACTGTGCCGGCGAGGCATCGACCGGGGCGAGGGCAGGCGTGGAAAACGAAGATCTGGTCATCCACATGCAGGGTGTTTCGGTTCGACGTGGCAAGACCACGCTGGTCGGGGACGTCGACTGGAGCGTGGAGCTGGACGAGCGCTGGGTCGTGCTCGGGCCCAACGGGGCCGGCAAGACCACGCTGCTCCGGCTGGCCGGCGCCGAGCTGCACCCGACCAGGGGCACGGTGCACCTGCTCGGCGAGCGGATCGGCCGGACCGACATGTCCGAGCTGAAGACCCGCATCGGCTTGTCGTCGTCGGCGTTGAACGGGCGCGTCCCGGCCGAGGAGAAGGTCGTCGACGTGGTCGTCAGCGCCGGGTACGGGGTGCTGGGCCGGTGGCGTGAGGAATACGGCAAGCTCGACATCGGCCGGGCCAAGGAGCTGCTGGCCACGATGGGCATCGAGCACCTGGCCGACCGCACCTACGGGACCCTGTCCGAGGGCGAGCGCAAGCGCACGCTGATCTCCCGCGCGTTGATGACGGACCCCGAGATGCTGCTGCTGGACGAGCCCGCCGCCGGCCTCGACCTGGGTGGTCGCGAGGACCTGGTGGCCCGGCTCTCGGAGCTGGCGCTCGACCCGGACGCGCCGGCGACGGTGCTGGTCACGCACCACGTGGAGGAGATCCCACCCGGTTTCACGCACGGGCTGCTGCTGCGCGACGGCGGCATCGTGGCCCAGGGCCTGCTGGCGGACGTGCTGACCGAGGAGAACCTGTCGAAGACGTTCGACCAGCCGTTGGAGCTCCAACGGTCGGGTGACAGGTACTTCGCCCGCCGCAAGGCTACCGAGGGGTAA
- a CDS encoding nucleoside hydrolase has translation MTTPLIIDTDPGVDDALAIALAAASPEVELIGVTTVFGNVSLENTTRNALRLLALLGRDDVPVGVGASRPLIHPHPHLSSAHGADGLSGYAHTLPEPTRGPDHRDAVTLMRELLEQADRPVTIVPIGPLTNIALLLAAHPHLKPKIGRLVVMGGGVQGGNVTATAEFNLWSDPEAARRVLVEEDVPTTLVPMDLTRRCAVSAQWLTDLAKTSDVAATLVGLTPDYLETYRRFLGWDGMAVHDAVAVAEAVRPGILTSTPFPVDVDCSFGPNRGALVVDQRLEVDKPKTLDITMDADLDGLRSFLFERLAHLAG, from the coding sequence GTGACTACTCCGCTCATCATCGACACCGACCCCGGTGTGGACGACGCCCTGGCCATCGCGCTCGCCGCCGCCAGCCCCGAAGTCGAGTTGATCGGGGTGACCACCGTCTTCGGCAACGTCTCCCTGGAGAACACCACCCGCAACGCCTTGCGGCTGCTGGCACTCCTGGGCCGTGACGACGTTCCGGTCGGCGTTGGCGCGTCCCGACCGCTGATCCACCCGCACCCGCACCTGTCCAGCGCGCACGGCGCCGACGGGCTCTCCGGCTACGCCCACACCCTCCCCGAACCGACCCGCGGCCCGGACCACCGTGACGCCGTCACGCTGATGCGTGAACTCCTCGAACAAGCCGACCGTCCCGTCACGATCGTCCCCATCGGCCCGCTGACCAACATCGCGCTGCTGCTCGCCGCGCACCCCCACCTGAAGCCGAAGATCGGCCGACTCGTCGTCATGGGTGGCGGGGTGCAGGGTGGCAACGTCACCGCCACCGCCGAGTTCAACCTCTGGAGCGACCCCGAAGCCGCCCGCCGCGTGCTGGTCGAGGAGGACGTGCCGACCACGCTCGTCCCGATGGACCTGACCCGCCGCTGCGCGGTGAGCGCCCAGTGGTTGACCGACCTGGCCAAGACCTCCGACGTCGCCGCCACGCTCGTCGGCCTCACCCCCGACTACCTGGAGACCTACCGGCGTTTCCTCGGCTGGGACGGGATGGCGGTGCACGACGCGGTCGCGGTGGCGGAGGCGGTTCGGCCGGGAATCCTGACGAGCACCCCGTTCCCGGTGGACGTCGACTGCTCGTTCGGCCCGAACCGGGGCGCGCTCGTGGTGGACCAACGGCTGGAGGTGGACAAGCCGAAGACGCTCGACATCACGATGGACGCCGACCTCGACGGCCTGCGCTCGTTCCTGTTCGAGAGGCTGGCACATCTGGCGGGCTGA
- a CDS encoding alpha/beta fold hydrolase yields MNSIFVFVHGTGGNSFQWAPMTRELTLRGHRALAVDLPGHGFGATFTAAYQAPQDPAALATAPAGAARVSHADAVAHVIDVVRRAAELGPVVLVGHSRGGMTVTSVANAVPDLLHRVVYLSAWCCVELGAAGYMAEPENASSLLDDLADVLAADPADLGAFRLNWRTANPAVLTKLKTALLDEGTESEFLAALNTLEPDDSLDSGDDRVDPTVWSHLPHTYIRLTADRSLPIELQDRFIREADALTPGNPFDVHSVHTSHLGPLVHPEEVATLLSGLVMPGSS; encoded by the coding sequence ATGAACTCGATCTTCGTCTTCGTCCACGGCACAGGCGGCAACTCGTTCCAGTGGGCGCCCATGACCCGCGAGTTGACCCTGCGCGGCCACCGGGCACTCGCCGTCGACCTGCCCGGCCACGGCTTCGGCGCCACGTTCACGGCGGCGTACCAAGCACCCCAGGACCCGGCCGCGCTCGCCACCGCGCCGGCCGGCGCGGCACGGGTGAGCCACGCCGACGCCGTCGCGCACGTCATCGACGTGGTGCGGCGGGCGGCCGAACTCGGGCCGGTCGTGCTGGTCGGGCACAGCCGGGGAGGGATGACCGTGACATCGGTGGCGAACGCGGTGCCCGACCTGCTCCACCGGGTCGTCTACCTGTCCGCGTGGTGCTGCGTCGAGCTGGGCGCCGCCGGGTACATGGCGGAGCCGGAGAACGCGTCGAGCCTCCTCGACGACCTCGCTGACGTACTCGCGGCCGACCCGGCCGACCTGGGGGCATTCCGGTTGAACTGGCGCACCGCTAACCCGGCCGTGCTGACGAAGCTGAAGACCGCGCTACTGGACGAGGGCACGGAATCGGAGTTCCTGGCCGCCCTGAACACCCTGGAGCCGGACGACAGCCTGGACTCGGGCGACGACCGCGTCGATCCGACCGTCTGGAGCCACCTGCCGCACACCTACATCCGGCTCACCGCGGACCGATCCCTGCCGATCGAACTACAGGACCGGTTCATCCGCGAGGCGGACGCCCTGACGCCGGGCAACCCGTTCGACGTGCACAGCGTCCACACCAGCCACCTCGGGCCGCTCGTCCACCCGGAGGAAGTCGCCACCCTGCTCTCCGGGCTGGTGATGCCCGGCAGCAGCTGA